Proteins from one Pseudomonas grandcourensis genomic window:
- a CDS encoding glycosyltransferase yields the protein MSSRKFGLNLVVVLAIAALFTGFWALINRPVTAPNWPEQISGFSYSPFQQGQFPQKDQFPTDDQMRRDLEIMSKLTDNIRIYSVDGTLQDIPKLAEEFGLRVTLGIWISPDQERNEREITRAIEIANSSRSVVRVVVGNEAIYRKEITAQELSVMLDRVRAAVKVPVTTSEQWHVWEEHPELAKHVDLIAAHILPYWEFVPMDKAGQFVLDRARDLKKMFPKKPLLLSEVGWPSNGRMRGGADASPADQAIYLRTLVNKLNRQGFNYFVIEAFDQPWKASDEGSVGAYWGVFNAARQQKFNFEGPVVAIPQWRVLAVGSVVLALLSLTLLMIDGSALRQRGRTFLTFTAFLGGSALVWIGYDYSQQYSTWFSLTVGFLLALGALGVFIVLLTEAHELAETVWTHKRRREFLPVVGDSDYRPKVSIHVPCYNEPPEMVKQTLNALANLDYPDFEVLIIDNNTKDPAVWEPVRDYCETLGPRFKFFHVAPLAGFKGGALNYLIPHTAKDAEVIAVIDSDYCVDRNWLKHMVPHFADPKIAVVQSPQDYRDQNESTFKKLCYAEYKGFFHIGMVTRNDRDAIIQHGTMTMTRRSVLEELGWADWCICEDAELGLRVFEKGLSAAYYHTSYGKGLMPDTFIDFKKQRFRWAYGAIQIIKRHTASLLRGKDTELTRGQRYHFLAGWLPWVADGMNIFFTVGALLWSAAMIIVPQRVDPPLLIFAIPPLALFVFKVAKIIFLYRRAVGVNLKDAFCAALAGLALSHTIAKAVLYGFFTSSIPFFRTPKNADNHGFWVAISEAREEMFIMLLLWGAALGIFLVNGMPSNDMRFWVTMLLVQSLPYLAALIMAFLSSLPKPTAEPETAPVV from the coding sequence GATCAAATGCGTCGCGACCTGGAGATCATGAGCAAGCTGACGGACAACATCCGCATCTACTCGGTCGATGGCACCCTGCAAGACATCCCGAAACTGGCGGAAGAGTTCGGCTTGCGGGTGACCCTGGGGATCTGGATCAGCCCGGATCAGGAGCGCAACGAACGGGAAATCACCCGCGCCATTGAAATCGCCAACTCCTCGCGCAGCGTGGTTCGTGTGGTGGTGGGCAACGAGGCGATTTACCGCAAGGAAATCACCGCCCAGGAACTCAGCGTCATGCTTGATCGCGTGCGTGCCGCCGTGAAGGTGCCGGTGACGACGTCCGAGCAGTGGCACGTCTGGGAAGAACACCCGGAACTGGCCAAGCATGTCGACCTGATCGCTGCGCACATCCTGCCTTACTGGGAATTCGTCCCGATGGACAAGGCCGGGCAGTTCGTCCTCGACCGCGCCCGCGACCTGAAAAAAATGTTCCCGAAAAAGCCGCTGCTGCTGTCCGAAGTGGGCTGGCCGAGCAACGGCCGCATGCGCGGTGGCGCCGATGCCTCCCCGGCGGACCAGGCGATTTACCTGCGAACCCTGGTCAACAAGCTCAACCGCCAGGGCTTCAACTACTTCGTGATCGAAGCGTTTGACCAGCCGTGGAAAGCCAGCGACGAAGGTTCCGTCGGCGCCTATTGGGGTGTGTTCAACGCCGCGCGCCAGCAGAAGTTCAACTTCGAAGGCCCGGTGGTGGCGATTCCGCAATGGCGGGTACTGGCGGTCGGCTCCGTGGTACTGGCGCTGTTGTCCCTGACCCTGCTGATGATCGACGGCTCGGCCCTGCGTCAACGCGGCCGGACCTTCCTGACCTTCACCGCGTTCCTCGGTGGTTCGGCACTGGTGTGGATCGGTTACGACTACAGCCAGCAATACAGCACCTGGTTCAGCCTGACGGTAGGCTTCTTGCTCGCCCTCGGTGCGCTTGGGGTGTTTATCGTGTTGCTGACCGAAGCCCACGAACTGGCCGAGACCGTCTGGACCCACAAACGTCGGCGTGAATTCCTGCCCGTGGTAGGCGATTCGGACTACCGCCCGAAAGTGTCGATTCACGTACCCTGCTACAACGAGCCACCGGAGATGGTCAAACAGACCCTCAACGCCCTGGCCAACCTCGATTATCCGGACTTCGAAGTCCTGATCATCGACAACAACACCAAGGACCCGGCGGTCTGGGAACCGGTGCGCGACTATTGCGAAACCCTCGGCCCACGCTTCAAGTTCTTCCACGTGGCCCCGCTGGCCGGCTTCAAGGGCGGCGCGCTGAACTACCTGATCCCGCACACCGCCAAGGATGCCGAAGTCATTGCCGTGATCGACTCGGACTACTGCGTCGACCGCAACTGGCTCAAGCACATGGTGCCGCACTTCGCCGACCCGAAAATCGCTGTGGTGCAGTCGCCGCAGGATTACCGCGACCAGAACGAAAGCACCTTCAAAAAGCTCTGCTACGCGGAATACAAGGGCTTCTTCCACATCGGCATGGTCACCCGCAACGACCGCGACGCGATCATCCAGCACGGCACCATGACCATGACCCGTCGCTCGGTGCTCGAAGAACTGGGCTGGGCCGACTGGTGCATCTGTGAAGACGCCGAACTGGGCCTGCGGGTATTCGAAAAAGGCCTGTCGGCAGCGTATTACCACACCAGCTACGGCAAAGGCCTGATGCCCGATACCTTCATCGACTTCAAGAAACAGCGTTTCCGCTGGGCCTACGGAGCGATCCAGATCATCAAGCGCCACACCGCCAGCCTGCTGCGCGGCAAGGACACCGAGCTGACCCGTGGCCAGCGTTACCACTTCCTCGCGGGCTGGTTGCCGTGGGTGGCGGACGGCATGAACATCTTCTTCACCGTCGGCGCACTGTTGTGGTCGGCGGCAATGATCATCGTGCCGCAACGGGTCGATCCGCCGCTGCTGATTTTCGCGATCCCGCCATTGGCGCTGTTCGTGTTCAAGGTCGCCAAAATCATCTTCCTCTACCGTCGTGCGGTCGGGGTCAATTTGAAGGATGCGTTCTGCGCGGCGCTGGCCGGTCTGGCGTTGTCCCACACCATCGCCAAAGCGGTGCTGTACGGCTTCTTCACCAGCAGCATTCCGTTCTTCCGTACGCCGAAGAATGCCGACAATCACGGCTTCTGGGTGGCGATTTCGGAAGCCCGGGAAGAGATGTTCATCATGCTGCTGTTGTGGGGCGCGGCCTTGGGGATCTTCCTGGTGAACGGCATGCCGAGCAACGACATGCGTTTCTGGGTGACCATGTTGCTGGTGCAGTCGTTGCCGTACCTGGCGGCGCTGATCATGGCGTTCCTGTCGTCACTGCCGAAACCGACCGCCGAGCCTGAAACGGCACCTGTCGTCTAA